A genomic region of Gemmata massiliana contains the following coding sequences:
- a CDS encoding transposase, producing MLGFQDECWWTRLAQPDLFAWTTSGPLRLGGNARDPKGGGPEALACYGVLRADTGGMMLRFCDGRPVSATTEAFLGWVCEVLATEGKAVLALVWDNAAWHVSRRVRRGIEAHNRRVRRAKAGCRIRVCGLPVKAPWLNPIEPKWVHGKRAIVEPDRKLTAAEVRQRACNYYGCTLHPTLPKPQP from the coding sequence GTGCTGGGTTTTCAAGACGAGTGCTGGTGGACGCGACTGGCCCAGCCCGATCTGTTCGCCTGGACGACCTCCGGCCCGCTCCGGCTCGGGGGCAACGCCCGGGATCCGAAGGGCGGCGGGCCAGAGGCGCTGGCGTGCTATGGGGTGCTGCGGGCCGACACGGGCGGGATGATGCTGCGGTTCTGCGACGGGCGGCCGGTAAGTGCCACCACCGAGGCGTTCCTGGGGTGGGTGTGCGAGGTGCTGGCGACCGAGGGGAAGGCGGTGTTGGCCCTGGTGTGGGACAACGCCGCGTGGCACGTGAGCCGGCGGGTGCGGCGGGGGATCGAGGCCCACAACCGGCGGGTCCGGCGCGCGAAGGCCGGGTGCCGGATCCGGGTGTGCGGTCTGCCGGTCAAGGCCCCGTGGCTCAATCCGATCGAACCCAAGTGGGTCCACGGCAAGCGGGCCATCGTCGAGCCCGACCGGAAACTGACCGCCGCTGAGGTACGGCAGCGAGCGTGCAACTACTACGGCTGCACGCTCCACCCCACATTGCCAAAACCTCAGCCATGA
- a CDS encoding TIGR02996 domain-containing protein encodes MSDGPQLLDAIRLHPLELTPRLAYHDWAKEHPDAVHAMIAAVMAVPEFQILTPHGLGLSRRSGETSAEREERLRNERILLLTERDGFSASVAWLATRGTQATVDAGRDSYGYKHDVECSLPGDHAVYVPNGAFIAAAVHAGFVWKTYWASPNVRFGISRRPLRARSRDEQRTSR; translated from the coding sequence ATGAGCGACGGTCCGCAACTGTTGGATGCGATCCGGCTGCACCCGCTCGAACTGACCCCGCGGCTCGCGTACCACGATTGGGCCAAAGAGCACCCGGACGCAGTTCATGCCATGATTGCGGCGGTGATGGCCGTGCCCGAGTTCCAGATCCTGACCCCGCACGGGCTCGGTCTGTCGCGCCGGAGCGGCGAGACCTCGGCCGAACGCGAGGAGCGGCTCCGCAACGAGCGGATCTTGCTCCTCACCGAGCGCGACGGGTTCTCGGCGTCGGTGGCCTGGCTCGCGACCCGGGGTACGCAGGCGACGGTGGACGCGGGCCGGGACAGTTACGGGTACAAGCACGATGTCGAGTGCAGTCTGCCCGGGGACCACGCCGTGTACGTGCCCAACGGAGCTTTCATCGCCGCGGCCGTTCACGCAGGATTCGTGTGGAAGACCTACTGGGCCTCGCCGAACGTGCGTTTCGGCATTTCACGGCGCCCACTGAGAGCCCGGAGCAGAGATGAACAACGAACGAGCCGGTGA
- a CDS encoding helix-turn-helix transcriptional regulator, with product MSSNDEVISRLEALTAQVAKLAAAVSSRSVKASADPKRLTVAQVLAQLGVSRTTLRGYAARGLCTEIRPSGKRGGNCRIYYLPDEIDALAISEEAARDLMARKRLQTGRQRATR from the coding sequence ATGTCGTCAAACGACGAGGTCATCAGTCGACTCGAAGCTCTCACAGCGCAGGTAGCAAAGTTGGCCGCGGCTGTTTCGAGTCGCTCCGTGAAAGCGAGTGCCGATCCGAAGCGCCTCACCGTGGCGCAGGTGCTTGCACAACTTGGGGTGAGCCGGACCACTCTGCGCGGGTACGCGGCCCGTGGTCTATGCACGGAGATCCGCCCCTCGGGAAAACGCGGCGGCAACTGCCGCATTTACTACCTGCCCGACGAGATCGATGCGCTCGCGATCAGTGAAGAAGCGGCTCGCGACCTGATGGCTCGGAAGAGACTTCAGACGGGCCGCCAAAGAGCAACGCGCTAA
- a CDS encoding terminase gpA endonuclease subunit, giving the protein MPKRKGEPKPQGTGAVKRKPAAVKKAAPKATAAPRTKPKLPPKSVSKITSQTKPSAAPAPPASVRTPASSAERDRLANASRLRSDTKREAGLCPDILHPDRREACSKSLRLFCETYAPQAFSMGWSEAHLRAIARIEEAATRGALFAFAMPRGSGKTTISRMGALWATLNAVCRYAFVIGATAEKAGDSLTAIKTLIRFSEALALDYPEVSHYARALGGIANRASGQTCDGVSTLIEWSSDGIVFPTVPPPENWPRHWPLRADGMVPTSGIVIATSGLTGDGLRGSLKALTTGEMVRPDFVLLDDPQTPESARSKTQNVVREQLVSADVLGMAGPGKRIAAVMPCTVIEPGDMVDHLLDRKKHPLWRGERTGILRSLPRNLAAWDGYFEEYARCAQLEPPDFTESNAYYVAHQVELEAGAEASWDERKDPEDISAIQHAMHLRFRDPFAFAAEYMNDPKPLHAVAASVLDPDQLARKVTNLPRLAVPRSCTRLTAFVDVGEHVLWYAVVAWDERFGGSVIDYGPYPDQTRLYFAAADARPTLSTLPGADKIPLEAVIYAGLAAVTDRILGRKYIQEETGTELHVERCPVDANYGPLTDLVYDFCRRSKHAAVLLPSHGKYIGPKATPIANWKRLDGEQIGPGWRISTAEAGKRGRKVVFDTNKFKSFVAERFRTPPGAPGCLQLFAATQAEHQLFADHCAAEYPKPRDPGAAGYEVDEWVARLNRDNHWWDCVVGATVAASVLGLRWDAGTAAGAPPVTVVRKKARLSDKFFAKHGAGYR; this is encoded by the coding sequence ATGCCGAAGCGGAAGGGCGAGCCCAAGCCTCAAGGGACTGGCGCGGTCAAGAGGAAGCCGGCCGCGGTCAAGAAGGCCGCGCCCAAGGCGACGGCGGCACCGCGCACCAAACCGAAGTTACCTCCCAAATCCGTCTCCAAAATCACGTCCCAAACCAAGCCGTCGGCCGCACCAGCGCCACCGGCTTCCGTGCGCACGCCAGCGAGCAGCGCCGAGCGCGACCGGCTCGCGAACGCCTCTCGACTGCGGAGCGACACCAAGCGCGAAGCCGGGCTGTGCCCGGATATCCTGCACCCGGACCGCCGGGAGGCGTGCTCGAAGTCGCTTCGGTTGTTCTGCGAGACCTACGCCCCGCAAGCGTTCTCGATGGGGTGGAGCGAGGCGCATCTGCGCGCGATCGCCCGGATCGAGGAGGCCGCGACCCGGGGCGCCCTATTCGCGTTCGCCATGCCGCGCGGGAGCGGGAAGACCACGATCAGCCGCATGGGCGCGCTGTGGGCCACGCTCAACGCGGTGTGCCGCTACGCCTTCGTGATCGGGGCCACCGCGGAAAAGGCCGGGGACTCGCTCACCGCGATCAAGACCCTGATCCGGTTCTCCGAGGCGCTCGCGCTCGATTACCCCGAGGTGTCGCACTACGCCCGCGCGCTGGGCGGGATCGCGAACCGGGCCAGCGGGCAGACGTGCGACGGCGTATCCACGCTGATCGAGTGGTCCAGCGACGGGATCGTGTTCCCCACCGTGCCGCCCCCGGAGAACTGGCCCCGGCACTGGCCGTTGCGTGCCGACGGGATGGTGCCCACGTCGGGCATCGTGATCGCGACCAGCGGGCTCACCGGGGACGGGCTCCGCGGGTCGCTCAAGGCCCTCACCACCGGGGAGATGGTGCGCCCCGACTTCGTGCTCCTCGACGACCCCCAGACGCCCGAGAGCGCGCGGTCGAAGACCCAGAACGTGGTGCGCGAGCAGCTCGTGAGCGCCGACGTGCTCGGGATGGCGGGTCCGGGGAAGAGGATCGCGGCCGTGATGCCGTGTACCGTGATCGAGCCGGGCGACATGGTGGACCACCTGCTCGACCGCAAGAAGCACCCGCTCTGGCGCGGGGAGCGCACCGGCATCCTCCGCTCGCTCCCGCGGAACCTCGCCGCGTGGGACGGGTACTTCGAGGAGTACGCCCGGTGCGCCCAGCTCGAACCGCCCGACTTCACGGAATCGAACGCCTACTACGTCGCCCACCAGGTCGAGCTCGAAGCGGGAGCCGAGGCGAGTTGGGACGAGCGCAAAGACCCCGAAGACATCAGCGCGATCCAACACGCGATGCACCTGCGGTTCCGCGACCCGTTCGCGTTCGCGGCCGAGTACATGAACGACCCGAAGCCGCTCCACGCGGTCGCGGCGTCGGTGCTCGACCCGGACCAGCTCGCACGGAAGGTCACGAACCTGCCCCGACTCGCAGTGCCGCGCTCGTGTACGCGGCTCACAGCGTTCGTGGACGTCGGGGAGCACGTGCTCTGGTACGCGGTGGTCGCCTGGGACGAGCGCTTCGGGGGGAGCGTGATCGACTACGGCCCGTACCCGGACCAGACCCGGCTGTACTTCGCCGCGGCCGACGCGCGCCCGACGCTCTCAACGCTCCCGGGCGCGGACAAGATCCCGCTGGAGGCCGTGATCTACGCCGGGCTCGCGGCGGTCACCGATCGGATCTTGGGGCGCAAGTACATCCAGGAGGAGACCGGGACCGAGCTCCACGTCGAGCGGTGCCCGGTCGACGCGAACTACGGGCCGCTCACGGACCTCGTGTACGACTTCTGCCGGCGCTCGAAACACGCGGCCGTGCTGCTCCCGTCGCACGGGAAGTACATCGGCCCGAAGGCCACCCCGATCGCGAACTGGAAGCGCCTGGACGGGGAGCAGATCGGACCGGGGTGGCGCATCTCCACCGCGGAGGCCGGGAAGCGCGGTCGCAAGGTGGTGTTCGACACGAACAAGTTCAAGTCGTTCGTGGCCGAGCGGTTCCGGACCCCGCCCGGCGCGCCCGGGTGCCTTCAGTTGTTTGCCGCGACCCAGGCCGAGCACCAACTGTTCGCGGACCACTGCGCGGCCGAATACCCCAAACCACGAGACCCGGGGGCTGCGGGGTACGAAGTCGATGAGTGGGTGGCGCGCCTGAACCGGGACAACCACTGGTGGGATTGCGTGGTCGGGGCCACCGTCGCGGCGAGCGTCCTGGGCTTGCGCTGGGACGCTGGTACCGCGGCCGGCGCCCCG
- a CDS encoding bestrophin-like domain: MLQDWPTWIIVVAILGLMLGANELGFRAGRRHHRNETELSRTVSNTFKGSIFGLVALLLGFSFSATTSRYDLRQRLVLDQSNAVGTCYLRAGLLDETSCTHIRGILRRYVEVRVEQYRAGREEAAVARDQAEIDRLLADLWGAVEDANRREPERVHKSSIVPASNEVIDLSSTRTWANRNHLPEPVLFLLMVSVLVTSLLLGHSSGQAERRHVSLWLASNAVFALVLFIVLDFDRPRRGLIRVDQTPFVELNASLGSVPAP; this comes from the coding sequence ATGTTGCAGGACTGGCCGACCTGGATAATTGTCGTTGCAATATTGGGCTTGATGCTGGGAGCCAATGAACTCGGCTTTCGCGCGGGCCGACGGCACCACCGGAACGAGACCGAGCTTTCCCGTACCGTCTCGAACACATTCAAGGGGAGCATTTTCGGGCTGGTTGCGCTGCTCCTCGGGTTCTCGTTTTCAGCGACTACCAGTCGGTACGACCTGCGACAGCGGCTCGTACTCGACCAGTCCAACGCGGTCGGTACGTGCTACCTGCGCGCCGGTTTGCTCGACGAGACGTCCTGCACGCACATTCGGGGCATTCTGCGCCGGTACGTCGAGGTTCGTGTCGAGCAGTACCGCGCGGGCCGCGAGGAGGCGGCCGTTGCCCGCGATCAAGCGGAAATTGATCGGCTCCTCGCGGACCTGTGGGGCGCAGTGGAGGACGCGAACCGGCGCGAACCGGAACGGGTCCACAAGAGTTCGATCGTTCCGGCCTCGAACGAAGTCATTGACCTCAGTTCCACGCGGACATGGGCGAACCGCAATCACCTGCCCGAACCTGTGCTGTTCTTGCTGATGGTAAGTGTACTCGTCACATCCCTGCTCTTGGGGCACTCGTCGGGACAGGCCGAACGACGACACGTCAGCCTGTGGCTCGCGTCCAACGCGGTCTTCGCTCTGGTGCTGTTCATTGTCCTCGACTTCGACCGTCCGCGCCGCGGGTTAATCCGGGTGGACCAGACGCCGTTCGTCGAACTGAACGCCTCCCTGGGAAGCGTGCCTGCACCGTGA
- a CDS encoding tyrosine-type recombinase/integrase, producing MAHVHKQTFTKAIPTGAERVTIKGRACVRWRGRTKNWQVGELIPDKPGRCRIESSKWYVTYFDPSVNDTRTVPGYADRAATDALMVTLVRTAERVDAGVLPKEAARPRLTLPELLDRWHRYVRHSGASEDGARRQWRRAQDVCDGLKVTRVSELTPTTVLDWIGTQRVSGGRAPKGKQGKGISSGTAANYIGAIKSFTRWCALVERCEAVDHLSALVKSRDPADLRHVRRALMPVELDRLLSAAQGSTEVIYGLTGTERHALYLVACSTGLRATELSRLEPEHVDVTKNTVTVWRPAKTKTRPADVLPLDADVLKVLKPLLKGRGPLWPNRGKPTQAWWRVGARLVRHDLAAADLPAKDAQGRVFDFHSLRGQFGTDLDRAGVSLVRAQKLMRHSTPDLTAKYYMRPESVEMAADVAKLKRGRKGENRAS from the coding sequence ATGGCCCATGTCCACAAGCAGACCTTCACGAAAGCGATCCCGACCGGCGCCGAGCGGGTGACTATCAAGGGGCGAGCGTGCGTGCGCTGGCGCGGGCGCACCAAGAACTGGCAGGTTGGTGAACTCATCCCCGACAAGCCGGGCCGCTGCCGGATTGAGAGCTCGAAATGGTACGTGACCTATTTTGACCCTTCGGTCAACGACACTCGCACAGTTCCTGGATACGCCGACCGAGCCGCGACCGACGCGCTTATGGTTACGCTGGTGCGCACAGCCGAGCGGGTGGACGCGGGCGTGCTACCAAAGGAGGCCGCGCGCCCCCGGCTCACCCTGCCCGAGCTCCTCGACCGATGGCACCGTTACGTGCGGCATTCGGGCGCGAGCGAAGACGGCGCCCGCCGACAATGGCGACGAGCGCAGGACGTGTGCGACGGGCTGAAGGTCACGCGCGTCAGCGAACTCACTCCGACGACCGTGTTGGACTGGATCGGTACACAGCGTGTGAGTGGCGGGCGGGCTCCAAAGGGGAAACAGGGCAAGGGCATCTCGTCGGGAACTGCCGCTAATTACATCGGGGCGATCAAGAGCTTCACCAGGTGGTGCGCACTGGTCGAACGGTGCGAAGCGGTCGATCACCTATCGGCCCTCGTGAAGAGTCGCGATCCGGCGGACCTCCGTCACGTTCGGCGAGCGCTGATGCCCGTGGAACTCGATCGACTGCTCTCCGCGGCGCAAGGAAGCACGGAAGTGATCTACGGTCTGACCGGTACCGAGCGCCACGCGCTCTACTTGGTCGCGTGCTCGACCGGGCTGCGGGCCACCGAGCTGTCCCGGTTAGAGCCCGAGCACGTCGATGTGACTAAAAACACGGTGACAGTGTGGCGACCGGCCAAAACCAAGACGCGCCCGGCTGACGTGCTGCCGCTCGACGCGGACGTGTTGAAGGTGCTTAAGCCTCTCCTGAAGGGACGCGGACCACTGTGGCCGAACCGGGGCAAGCCCACACAGGCCTGGTGGCGCGTCGGCGCGCGGTTGGTCCGGCACGACCTGGCCGCGGCCGACTTACCGGCCAAGGATGCTCAGGGCCGCGTGTTCGACTTCCACTCACTTCGCGGCCAGTTTGGGACCGACCTCGACCGCGCGGGCGTGTCCCTGGTGCGCGCACAAAAGCTAATGCGCCACAGCACACCCGATCTGACGGCTAAGTATTACATGCGACCGGAGTCCGTTGAGATGGCGGCCGATGTCGCCAAGTTGAAGCGCGGTCGGAAGGGAGAAAATCGGGCGAGTTAG
- a CDS encoding ribonuclease HI family protein, whose amino-acid sequence MDLGIFFDGLCEPINPGGTACYGYAIYGIGPVGKAVTGCGVFKAGAGMTNNVAEWIALGKALALVRAEKLRPDTVTIYGDSQLVINQLIGDFECNNERLREYRDRCLEHLTELGCVWKAHWIPRDQNVEADHLARAAYVGRIGRLLPERVKS is encoded by the coding sequence ATGGACCTCGGCATCTTCTTCGACGGCTTGTGTGAGCCGATCAACCCGGGCGGGACCGCGTGCTACGGGTACGCGATCTACGGCATCGGACCGGTCGGCAAGGCCGTAACCGGGTGCGGGGTGTTCAAGGCCGGCGCGGGGATGACTAACAACGTCGCCGAGTGGATCGCGCTCGGGAAGGCCCTCGCGCTGGTCCGGGCCGAAAAGCTCCGGCCCGACACTGTCACCATTTACGGCGATTCGCAGCTCGTCATCAATCAGCTCATCGGCGACTTCGAGTGTAACAACGAGCGCCTGCGCGAGTACCGGGACCGGTGCCTCGAACACCTGACCGAGCTCGGGTGCGTGTGGAAGGCGCACTGGATTCCGCGCGACCAGAACGTCGAGGCCGACCACCTGGCCCGGGCCGCTTACGTCGGGCGGATCGGGCGCCTGCTCCCGGAGCGCGTCAAGAGCTAG
- a CDS encoding CPBP family intramembrane glutamic endopeptidase, which translates to MALSQVAAIIVGVCIVVWFLATGGNAQRLATDLPALLVSTPVFITLLLASQGGLFVTTLAAARLAPVPLRGGLGFVHPGLPVWGYLVLVLGSFFPLIAGVAVFEAASQVMPMDQSLGSAFEQVTPGGGMGLVLFMALVPGFVEEAFFRGYIQRRLLARWPAWAAIIVTAGLFGLMHFYPANIAFAFVMGLWLGVVAWRTGSVWPAALCHAAVNATSGVGNLGARFGIIPDPIPDVAVGGVITLALACFLASMWLLKRGLQTQMGDSGVAEEVTC; encoded by the coding sequence ATGGCACTCTCACAAGTCGCGGCGATCATTGTCGGTGTATGCATCGTTGTGTGGTTTCTCGCAACTGGCGGAAATGCCCAGCGCCTCGCCACCGATCTACCAGCCCTGCTCGTCTCGACCCCGGTCTTTATTACCCTTCTACTGGCGAGCCAAGGCGGGCTTTTTGTAACGACACTCGCGGCCGCACGCTTGGCCCCGGTTCCACTGCGAGGCGGCCTCGGGTTCGTTCACCCGGGCCTGCCGGTCTGGGGGTATCTCGTCCTCGTGCTCGGATCGTTTTTTCCGCTCATAGCCGGTGTCGCAGTGTTTGAGGCGGCGTCGCAAGTGATGCCGATGGATCAGTCCCTTGGTAGCGCCTTCGAGCAGGTGACACCCGGTGGAGGCATGGGGCTTGTCCTATTCATGGCCTTAGTGCCGGGGTTTGTAGAGGAGGCATTTTTCCGCGGGTACATCCAGCGACGGTTGCTCGCGCGGTGGCCGGCGTGGGCCGCGATCATAGTTACGGCGGGGCTGTTCGGGCTCATGCACTTCTACCCCGCCAACATCGCATTTGCGTTCGTGATGGGGCTCTGGCTGGGGGTGGTGGCATGGCGGACCGGGTCGGTGTGGCCGGCCGCACTTTGTCACGCGGCGGTTAACGCGACGTCGGGTGTCGGGAACTTGGGGGCGCGATTCGGCATCATCCCCGACCCCATACCCGACGTCGCGGTGGGTGGGGTAATAACCCTCGCGCTCGCGTGCTTCCTCGCCTCGATGTGGCTGCTCAAACGCGGGCTGCAGACGCAGATGGGAGATAGTGGTGTGGCAGAAGAGGTTACTTGCTAA
- a CDS encoding helix-turn-helix domain-containing protein yields the protein MNKPRKFVRTLTAAERRALERGRKSADAFTVRRSQILLASAGRMGPAEVGRVVGCTAQAVRNAVRAFETDGLGCLAAKSHARKDPGRVWDRGRDEDLKDLLHRRPRAFGKPTSLWTLALVAEVCHQKGWTSRVLSVEPIRQALKRLGVGWKRAKHWITSPDPEYVKKKGVGTG from the coding sequence ATGAACAAGCCCCGTAAATTCGTCCGTACGCTCACGGCCGCCGAGCGGCGGGCGTTGGAGCGAGGCCGGAAGTCGGCCGATGCGTTCACCGTCCGCCGCTCGCAGATCCTGTTGGCGAGTGCCGGGCGGATGGGGCCGGCCGAAGTCGGGCGGGTGGTCGGGTGTACCGCCCAAGCGGTCCGCAACGCCGTCCGGGCGTTCGAGACCGACGGCCTGGGATGCTTGGCCGCCAAGTCGCATGCCCGCAAGGATCCCGGCCGGGTATGGGACCGGGGGCGGGACGAGGACCTCAAGGATCTACTCCACCGCCGGCCCCGAGCGTTCGGCAAGCCGACGAGCCTGTGGACCCTGGCGTTGGTGGCCGAGGTGTGCCACCAGAAGGGATGGACGTCCCGGGTGCTGTCGGTCGAGCCGATCCGACAGGCGTTGAAGCGTCTCGGGGTCGGGTGGAAGCGGGCCAAGCACTGGATCACCAGCCCGGACCCCGAATACGTCAAGAAAAAAGGCGTCGGGACCGGCTGA
- a CDS encoding arylsulfatase, translating into MILPAALTAVGALLGWLTASERVSVTRAEDNKADTPPAVPTGSTPTILPRPDFHFKGSVGRTYLDSDKAQFPQPVQAPKGAPNIVLILLDDAGFGQFSTFGGGIPSPTMDKLAAEGLRYNRFHTTALCSPTRAALITGRNHHSAAFGVITETATGYDGYTCILPKSCGTVGEVLRQNGYNTAWVGKNHNTPPWDTSDAGPFDRWANGLGFDYFYGFNAGDMNHWNPVLYENRNLVPASTDPNYHMTEDLADKSIAWARKMKSIAPDKPFFLYVAPGATHAPHHAPKEWIEKFKGKFDGGWDKYREETFARQKKLGVVPESTKLTERSHGLPAWDGLNADQKKLYARMMEVFCGYGAHVDHHMGRVIDAVKQLPGADNTLFVYIAGDNGSSAEGGIEGSLCENMFFNGFPEKWQDNIKAIDELGGPKHFNHFPSSWAHAMDTPFQWTKQVASHFGGTRNPMIVSWPAKIKDKGGLRSQFTHTIDIVPTLYEVCGITAPRALNGIEQKPIEGTSFAITFTDGKAPEHRKTQYFELGVNRGIYQDGWMASARSFEPWNPNRDKFDLDKQKWELYNINEDFSQANDLAAKNPERLRQLQDLWWVEASKYNVLPLDWRAAIRMNAEAMGRPSLIRGRKSMTYYPGTIGLPDAASPPMTNKSWTITAEIEATDDKTNGMIVTHGGLEGGYGLYLRDGVPTFVYNFLGTERKTFAAKDALPKGKTKLVVDFKYDGGGMGKGGAITVTANGKAIAEGRLEKTIPIQMSLGEGLDIGMDVGSPVDFTYKLPFKFTGTIEKVTVDLK; encoded by the coding sequence ATGATTCTTCCAGCAGCGCTGACGGCTGTGGGTGCTCTGTTGGGCTGGCTGACTGCATCGGAGCGCGTAAGTGTCACCCGCGCCGAAGACAACAAGGCCGATACCCCGCCCGCAGTCCCCACGGGCAGCACACCGACTATCCTCCCGCGCCCCGACTTTCACTTTAAGGGGAGCGTAGGCCGGACGTACCTGGACTCGGACAAGGCCCAGTTCCCGCAGCCCGTGCAGGCCCCGAAGGGTGCGCCGAACATTGTGCTGATCCTGCTCGACGACGCCGGATTCGGCCAATTCTCCACGTTCGGCGGCGGCATCCCGTCACCCACGATGGACAAACTCGCGGCGGAAGGGTTGCGGTACAACCGGTTCCACACGACCGCGCTGTGCAGTCCGACGCGCGCGGCGCTCATCACCGGCCGCAACCACCACTCGGCCGCGTTCGGCGTCATCACCGAAACGGCGACCGGGTACGACGGCTACACCTGCATCTTACCCAAGAGCTGCGGCACCGTTGGTGAGGTGCTCCGGCAGAACGGCTACAACACGGCCTGGGTCGGTAAGAACCACAACACCCCGCCGTGGGACACGAGCGATGCCGGTCCGTTCGACCGCTGGGCCAACGGCCTCGGGTTCGACTACTTCTACGGGTTCAACGCCGGTGACATGAACCACTGGAACCCGGTCCTGTACGAGAACCGCAACCTCGTACCCGCATCGACCGATCCGAACTACCACATGACCGAAGACCTCGCGGACAAGTCGATCGCGTGGGCGCGCAAGATGAAGAGCATCGCGCCGGACAAGCCGTTCTTCCTCTACGTCGCGCCGGGGGCCACCCACGCCCCGCACCACGCGCCGAAGGAGTGGATCGAGAAGTTTAAGGGCAAGTTCGACGGCGGATGGGACAAGTACCGCGAGGAAACGTTCGCCCGCCAGAAGAAGCTCGGCGTCGTTCCCGAGAGCACGAAACTGACCGAGCGCTCGCACGGGTTGCCCGCGTGGGACGGCCTCAACGCCGATCAGAAGAAGCTCTACGCCCGCATGATGGAAGTGTTCTGCGGGTACGGGGCGCACGTCGACCACCACATGGGCCGGGTGATCGACGCGGTCAAGCAGCTCCCCGGCGCCGACAACACGCTCTTCGTCTACATCGCCGGTGACAACGGGTCCAGCGCCGAGGGCGGGATCGAGGGGTCGCTGTGCGAGAACATGTTCTTCAACGGGTTCCCGGAGAAGTGGCAGGACAACATCAAGGCCATCGACGAGCTCGGCGGCCCGAAGCACTTCAACCACTTCCCGAGTTCGTGGGCGCACGCGATGGACACGCCGTTCCAGTGGACCAAGCAGGTCGCCAGTCACTTCGGCGGAACGCGGAACCCGATGATCGTGTCGTGGCCCGCGAAGATCAAAGACAAGGGCGGGCTGCGCTCGCAATTCACCCACACCATCGACATCGTCCCGACGCTCTACGAGGTGTGCGGGATCACTGCGCCGAGGGCGCTCAACGGCATCGAGCAAAAGCCGATTGAGGGGACCAGCTTCGCCATCACGTTCACCGATGGCAAGGCACCTGAACATCGCAAGACGCAGTACTTTGAGTTAGGCGTCAATCGCGGCATCTATCAGGATGGCTGGATGGCATCGGCCAGGTCGTTCGAGCCGTGGAACCCGAACCGCGACAAGTTCGATCTCGATAAGCAGAAATGGGAACTTTACAACATCAACGAGGATTTCTCGCAGGCGAATGATCTCGCCGCGAAGAACCCAGAAAGGCTCCGCCAGCTTCAAGATTTGTGGTGGGTGGAGGCGTCGAAGTACAACGTGCTCCCACTCGACTGGCGCGCGGCTATCCGCATGAACGCGGAGGCGATGGGACGCCCCAGCTTGATCCGCGGGCGCAAGTCCATGACCTACTACCCCGGCACCATCGGGCTGCCCGACGCGGCCTCGCCGCCCATGACGAACAAGTCGTGGACGATCACCGCCGAAATCGAAGCGACCGACGACAAGACGAACGGTATGATCGTCACGCACGGCGGGCTCGAGGGCGGGTACGGCCTGTACTTGCGGGACGGTGTGCCGACGTTCGTTTACAACTTCCTCGGCACCGAGCGGAAAACGTTCGCGGCGAAGGACGCGCTGCCGAAGGGCAAGACGAAGCTCGTTGTCGATTTCAAGTACGACGGCGGCGGAATGGGTAAGGGCGGTGCGATCACCGTGACCGCCAACGGTAAGGCGATCGCCGAGGGGCGCCTGGAGAAGACGATCCCCATCCAAATGTCACTAGGTGAGGGCCTCGACATCGGCATGGACGTCGGCTCGCCGGTGGACTTCACCTACAAGCTGCCGTTCAAGTTCACGGGTACGATCGAGAAGGTCACCGTGGACCTGAAGTGA